Proteins encoded by one window of Paenibacillus urinalis:
- the gerD gene encoding spore germination lipoprotein GerD, which yields MKWHNLRYLCLVGGMATLLSGCGSDQSSGSQGGSYKEMKTMVVDILKSDEGKKAMEEALLGQSSTGSGGGEGGSEEESGSGGGSGSGSGGGSASGSFGIRMLTSGGSSEDIRLAVKDTLSSPEYKKEFEEIMKDPKFAGEFAKVVNAQSKQIHMELIKDPTYQKSMEDMLKSPEMQKMMLELTQSADYRKQTMSVMQEAMQNPLFRMEVMELLQAVVKEELQPKQSEGAGGAQGEGGGGEGGGGGEGGNESGGEGGESGSGGSS from the coding sequence GTGAAATGGCATAATTTACGTTACTTGTGTTTGGTAGGCGGTATGGCCACCCTTTTATCCGGATGCGGGTCTGATCAAAGCTCTGGATCCCAAGGCGGCAGTTATAAAGAAATGAAGACGATGGTCGTTGATATTTTGAAAAGCGATGAAGGTAAAAAAGCAATGGAGGAAGCCCTTCTTGGTCAAAGCAGTACAGGAAGCGGCGGCGGTGAGGGCGGTTCGGAAGAAGAATCAGGATCCGGAGGCGGATCTGGTTCAGGATCAGGCGGAGGCTCTGCTTCAGGAAGCTTTGGTATTCGAATGCTTACTTCAGGCGGATCAAGTGAGGATATTCGTCTTGCGGTCAAAGACACCCTCTCCTCCCCTGAGTACAAGAAGGAATTTGAAGAGATCATGAAGGACCCGAAATTTGCAGGAGAATTTGCCAAGGTGGTTAACGCCCAGAGCAAGCAAATTCACATGGAGCTTATTAAGGACCCTACGTACCAAAAGTCGATGGAGGATATGCTGAAATCTCCTGAAATGCAAAAAATGATGCTGGAGCTCACTCAAAGTGCTGATTATCGCAAACAGACGATGAGTGTCATGCAGGAAGCTATGCAGAATCCACTCTTCCGTATGGAAGTTATGGAGCTGCTGCAGGCCGTTGTCAAAGAGGAGCTGCAGCCTAAACAAAGTGAAGGCGCTGGGGGAGCTCAAGGCGAAGGTGGCGGCGGCGAAGGCGGCGGCGGTGGTGAAGGCGGGAATGAAAGCGGCGGCGAAGGCGGAGAAAGCGGATCTGGTGGCAGCAGTTAA